Proteins encoded by one window of Brienomyrus brachyistius isolate T26 chromosome 1, BBRACH_0.4, whole genome shotgun sequence:
- the sbf1 gene encoding myotubularin-related protein 5 isoform X8 — MARLADYFVVIGYDLDKREGSEGQGRILQRFPEKDWEDNPFPQGIELFCQPSGWQLVPKRLPPSFFVAALTDINSERHYCACFTFWEEVDDPQKSLSSEADEDEDPALIQSAQLFAPKSLVLVSRLDHSEAFRNCLGLIYTVHVDGLSVPLETLIGNLLTCIIPVAVGSQRTITLGAGDRQVIQTPINDSLPVSGCSVALLFRQLGIVNVLCLFCATLTEHKILFLSSSYNRLTDACRALLAIMFPLKYSFTYVPILPGKLLEVLSTPTPFIIGVNSTFRSETQELLDVIIADLDGGTVTIPECVHVSLLPEPLLQQTQLALSMVLDPELDVADHAFPPSSLQPSSLKIQDKEIRAVFLWLFAQLLQGYRWCLHIIRINPEPVIRFHKAAFLGQRALTEDDFLMKVLDGMAFAGFVSERGPPYRTTDLFDELVASGVERIHLEEADTHKVMSHVKELGEQLYKNENPYPAVAMQRPPEGSQFRVPQKTFPHLDEVTVQLFIDHAAAKLMDSPPAVKVEVKHMVPSGPPLGDTVDRNGSTLANSARRLEVVRNCITYIFENKMLEAKKLLPAVLRALKGRTARLCLTQELHLHVQQNRAVLDDQQFDYIVRMMNCTLQDCSVMDEHGIAAGLLPLVTAFCRKLGAGVTQFAYSCVQDHMVWANMQFWEAMFYSDVQNHIRALYMDVGDSDPSSVAQDSRSALEIASEQRRLWSMLPKDKQQELVQKEESTVFSQAIHYANRMSYLLLPLDTSKNRLLRSSGLGDVESVSNSYVTNSIAGSMAESYDTESGFEDSENSDVASSVVRFITRFVDKVCNESGVTNDHLKALHTMIPDIVQMHIETLDAVHRESKRLPPIQKPKLLRPSLLPGEELMMEGMRVHLIPDGREEATGLMGGPPLLPAEGAVFLTTYRLIFKGTPNDPLVGEQVVTRSFPIASLTKEKKISVNIPMDQFIQEGLQLRSCTFQLLKIAFDEEVASDLAEVFRKHLHKLRYPQHVNGTFAFTVGQSGKMVVEHKHKDKNQSLNSWQTSEPLHGIKSGVYTLARLSSSTTTLSKSLVKTAKKTIGRQYMTRKKYQAPTWETRGSVQPQLDEDEISVSEEVEQTSLTLSSTIKSSDRQTMSGVVERACCRDYQRLGLGTLSNSLTRSKNEPFRISTVNRMYTVCRSYPGLLIVPQSIQDPTLQRISRCYRQCRFPVVCWRSSRTKAVLLRSAGLHAKGVVGFFKSPNTPSAGPSQTDSTSLEQEKYLQAIVSSMPSYSDASGRNTLSGFTSAHMSGSGQHQRHSHPNSSDKVRQPKIGALMKQVMGSREDTPGTFSRGALGQRGRVVSLSHPRASGKTRNLPRGKWGSIRNSNRLSTFNPDVGNRLASKESPQANGGPTDTHFLRQQRAYLYIIGDKSQLKGTKQDSFQQWEVVPIEVFDVRQVKTSFRKLMKACVPSSTSTDPNMTFYRCLEESEWMCLLHKVLQVSVLVVELLDLGSSVMVSLEDGWDITTQVVSLVQLLSDPYYRTFDGFRLLVEKEWLSFGHRFSHRGAQTLASQSSGFTPIFLQFLDCVHQIHLQFPMEFEFSQYYLKFLAYHYVSNRFRTFLLDSDYERIELGVMYEEKGERKNPQVYKSVWDYIERLNKKTPIFFNYMYAPEDGEVLKPYSYISNLKVWSFYTEETLSEGPSYDWELVQGKPEPTEEGEKTDSAAPRSQRKVVWPCYDNHMKVVPDAITKLFQELQSLEAQLGLVSDKWKDTWDKIKTTQRTETKGNGRASFSSSLLMSSNLSHQRRSQGLYLQEAAVGSSINLGLDGQSGVTTSPAGAVAGRPSTSTLYSQFQSTESENRSFEGILFKKGALLKPWRPRWFVLDKTKHQLRYYDNRQDKECKGVIDLADVESVTPGTPAMGAPKNMEEKSFFDLKTTRRVYNFCAQDGQHAQLWMDSVQSCLSDA, encoded by the exons TTTTGTCAGCCAAGTGGTTGGCAGTTGGTCCCTAAAAGGCTTCCGCCGTCGTTTTTTGTAGCGGCTCTGACCGACATTAACTCTGAACGCCATTACTGTGCCTGTTTCACCTTTTGGGAGGAGGTCGACGACCCGCAG AAGAGCCTGTCTAGTGAGGCTGATGAGGACGAGGACCCTGCACTCATCCAGTCCGCTCAGCTGTTTGCACCCAAGAGCTTGGTGCTAGTGTCTCGACTGGACCACTCCGAGGCTTTCAGG AACTGCCTGGGCCTGATCTATACCGTGCATGTGGATGGTCTCAGCGTCCCTCTGGAGACCCTGATTGGAAACCTCCTGACCTGCATTATCCCTGTAGCGGTGGGCTCCCAG AGAACCATCACATTAGGCGCTGGTGATCGTCAGGTGATCCAGACTCCCATCAATGACTCTCTGCCTGTCAGCGGCTGCAGTGTCGCCCTGCTCTTCAGACAGCTGG GTATCGTCAACGTCCTCTGCCTGTTCTGTGCCACCCTTACGGAACACAAGATCCTTTTCCTGTCAAGTAGCTACAATCGGCTCACAGATGCCTGTCGAGCTCTTCTGGCTATCATGTTCCCGCTGAAATACAG CTTCACGTACGTCCCCATACTGCCAGGGAAGCTGTTGGAGGTTCTCAGCACTCCCACACCCTTCATCATCGGGGTCAACTCCACCTTCCGCTCTGAAACACAGGAGCTG CTGGATGTGATCATCGCTGACCTTGATGGGGGCACCGTGACGATCCCAGAGTGTGTCCACGTCTCCCTGCTTCCTGAGCCCCTGCTGCAGCAGACGCAGTTGGCCCTCTCCATG GTGCTGGATCCCGAGCTGGATGTGGCTGATCATGCTTTTCCGCCCTCCTCCTTGCAGCCCTCCTCACTGAAGATCCAG GACAAGGAGATCCGCGCCGTGTTCCTGTGGCTGTTCGCTCAGCTGCTCCAGGGCTACCGCTGGTGTCTGCATATCATTCGCATCAACCCCGAGCCCGTCATCCGCTTCCACAAG GCTGCTTTCCTAGGCCAGCGGGCGCTGACAGAAGACGACTTCCTCATGAAGGTGCTGGATGGCATGGCCTTCGCGGGCTTCGTGTCGGAGAGAGGGCCTCCATACAGGACCACGGACCTGTTCGATGAG cttgTCGCCAGTGGAGTGGAACGTATCCATCTAGAGGAGGCTGACACACATAAAGTGATGAGCCACGTAAAGGAGCTGGGCGAGCAGCTCTACAAAAAC GAGAACCCATACCCAGCTGTGGCTATGCAGCGGCCCCCTGAGGGCTCCCAATTCCGCGTCCCCCAAAAGACCTTCCCACACCTGGATGAGGTCACCGTGCAACTCTTCATCGATCACGCTGCCGCCAAGCTGATGGACTCTCCCCCCGCTGTCAAGGTGGAGGTGAAGCACATGGTGCCTTCGGGGCCGCCCCTGG GTGATACTGTGGACCGAAATGGAAGCACCCTCGCCAACAGCGCCCGCAGGTTGGAGGTGGTCCGGAACTGCATCACCTACATCTTCGAGAACAAAATGCTGGAAGCCAAGAAG CTCCTTCCGGCGGTTCTGCGGGCTCTGAAGGGCCGGACAGCCCGTCTGTGCCTGACCCAGGAGCTCCACCTACATGTGCAGCAGAACCGGGCCGTACTGGACGACCAGCAATTCGACTACATCGTGCGCATGATGAACTGCACGCTGCAG GATTGCTCAGTCATGGATGAACATGGAATTGCTGCAGGACTCCTGCCTCTGGTCACGGCGTTCTGCAGA AAACTGGGAGCAGGCGTCACCCAGTTTGCCTACAGCTGTGTGCAGGACCACATGGTCTGGGCCAACATGCAGTTCTGGGAGGCCATGTTCTATAGCGACGTCCAGAACCACATCCGAGCCCTCTATATGGACGTCGGGGACTCT GATCCATCATCAGTGGCGCAGGACAGCCGCTCTGCCCTGGAGATCGCCTCGGAGCAGCGGCGGCTGTGGTCCATGCTCCCCAAGGACAAGCAGCAGGAGCTGGTGCAGAAGGAGGAGAGTACCGTGTTCAGCCAGGCCATCCATTACGCCAACCGCATGAGCTACTTGCTGCTGCCGCTGGACACCAGCAAGAATCGACTGCTGCGCAGCTCAGGCCTGGGCGACGTGGAGAGCGTCAGCAACAGCTACGTCACCAACAG CATCGCGGGGAGCATGGCCGAAAGCTACGACACAGAGAGCGGCTTCGAAGACTCGGAGAACTCCGATGTGGCCAGCTCGGTGGTGCGCTTCATCACTCGCTTTGTTGACAAAGTGTGCAATGAGAGCGGGGTGACCAATGATCACCTAAAGGCCCTTCACACCATGATTCCAG ATATTGTTCAGATGCACATCGAAACTTTGGATGCTGTCCACAGGGAAAGTAAGAGACTGCCCCCCATACAAAAG CCCAAGCTCCTGAGGCCCAGTCTTCTGCCAGGCGAGGAGCTGATGATGGAAGGCATGAGGGTTCACCTGATCCCAGATGGGCGGGAGGAGGCCACAGGCCTCATGGGGGGGCCACCCCTGCTGCCCGCTGAAGGAGCCGTCTTTCTCACCACCTATAGACTCATTTTTAAGGGAACCCCCAACGACCCCCTCG TCGGGGAGCAGGTGGTGACGCGGTCCTTCCCCATCGCCTCCCTCACCAAGGAGAAGAAAATCTCTGTCAATATACCCATGGACCAATTCATCCAGGAGGGTCTGCAGCTCCGCTCCTGCACCTTCCAG CTGCTGAAGATCGCATTCGACGAAGAGGTTGCCTCGGACCTGGCGGAGGTCTTCCGGAAGCACCTGCACAAGCTCCGGTACCCCCAACATGTCAACGGCACCTTCGCCTTCACCGTGGGCCAATCGGGCAAGATGGTGGTGGAGCACAAGCACAAGGACAAGAATCAGTCTTTGAA CTCTTGGCAGACGAGCGAGCCGCTCCACGGCATCAAGTCCGGCGTTTACACGCTGGCCCGTTTGAGCTCCTCCACTAC AACACTCTCTAAGAGCCTGGTGAAGACTGCCAAGAAGACCATTGGCCGGCAGTACATGACGCGGAAGAAGTATCAGGCCCCAACGTGGGAAACCCGGGGCAGCGTCCAGCCACAGCTGGATGAGGACGAGATCTCCG TGTCGGAGGAGGTGGAGCAGACCTCGCTCACCTTGTCGTCCACCATCAAGTCGTCGGACCGGCAGACCATGAGTGGCGTGGTGGAGCGGGCCTGCTGTCGGGACTACCAGCGCCTGGGCTTAGGCACACTCAGCAACAGCCTGACGCGCTCCAAGAACGAGCCCTTCCGCATCTCTACCGTCAACCGCATGTACACCGTGTGCCGGAG CTACCCCGGGCTGCTCATCGTACCACAGAGCATCCAGGACCCCACCCTGCAGCGGATCTCGCGATGCTACCGACAGTGCCGCTTTCCAGTGGTCTGCTGGAGGAGCTCCCGCACCAAGGCCGTCCTGCTGCGCTCCGCCGGCCTCCATGCTAAGGGCGTGGTGGGCTTCTTCAAGTCCCCCAACACCCCCAGTGCAG GCCCCTCTCAAACGGACTCCACCAGCCTGGAACAAGAGAAATACCTGCAGGCCATCGTCAGCTCCATGCCGTCTTACTCGGACGCCAGTGGCAGGAACACGCTCAGCGGCTTCACCTCGGCCCACATGAGCGGCTCCGGTCAGCACCAGCGTCACTCCCATCCCA ACTCGTCAGACAAAGTGAGGCAGCCCAAGATTGGCGCCCTGATGAAGCAGGTGATGGGGAGCAGGGAGGACACGCCTGGGACCTTCAGCAGAGGAG CGCTAGGTCAGAGAGGGAGGGTAGTGTCCCTCTCTCACCCGAGAGCTTCAGGGAAGACCCGAAACCTTCCCAGAG gcaagtGGGGCAGCATTCGGAACAGCAACCGCCTGAGTACCTTCAACCCCGATGTGGGGAACAGGCTGGCCAGTAAGGAATCCCCCCAGGCCAATGGAGGGCCAACCGACACTCACTTCCTGCGACAGCAAAGAGCCTATCTCTACATCATCGGGGACAAGTCTCAGCTGAAG GGCACCAAGCAGGACTCCTTCCAGCAGTGGGAGGTAGTTCCCATTGAGGTGTTCGACGTGCGGCAGGTGAAGACCAGCTTCAGGAAGCTGATGAAGGCCTGCGTGCCCAGCTCCACCTCTACCGATCCCAACATGACCTTCTACCGGTGTCTGGAAGAGTCCGAGTGGATGTGTCTG cttcacaAGGTCCTGCAGGTGTCTGTGCTAGTAGTAGAACTCTTGGACTTGGGCTCCTCAGTTATGGTTAGCTTGGAGGACGGCTGGGACATTACCACCCAG GTGGTCTCGCTGGTCCAGCTCCTGTCGGACCCGTACTACCGCACCTTCGACGGCTTCAGGTTGCTGGTGGAGAAGGAGTGGCTGTCATTTGGCCACCGCTTCAGCCACCGCGGCGCCCAGACGCTGGCCAGCCAAAGCAGCGGCTTCACGCCCATCTTCCTGCAGTTCCTGGACTGCGTgcatcag ATTCACCTGCAGTTCCCTATGGAGTTTGAGTTCAGTCAGTACTACCTGAAGTTCCTGGCTTACCATTATGTTTCCAACCGCTTCCGAACTTTCCTGCTGGACTCCGACTACGAGAGGATCGAACTGG GTGTGATGTATGAAGAAAAGGGCGAGAGGAAGAACCCGCAGGTTTACAAGTCAGTGTGGGATTACATCGAGCGACTCAATAAAAAGACACCGATTTTTTTCAACTACATGTATGCCCCTGAAGACGGCGAG GTGCTGAAGCCCTACAGCTACATCTCCAACCTGAAGGTGTGGAGCTTTTACACAGAGGAGACCCTGTCAGAGGGCCCCTCCTATGACTGGGAGTTGGTACAGGGGAAGCCAGAACCTACTGAGGAAGGCGAGAAGACAGACAGCGCCGCCCCCCGGTCCCAGCGCAAGGTGGTCTGGCCCTGCTATGACAACCACATGAAGGTGGTCCCAGATGCCATAACCAAACTCTTCCAG GAGCTGCAAAGCCTAGAGGCGCAGTTGGGCCTGGTGTCAGACAAGTGGAAGGACACCTGGGACAAGATCAAGACGACCCAGCGGACAGAGACAAAGGGCAATGGCAGG GCCTCATTCTCCAGCTCCCTGCTGATGTCATCCAACCTCAGCCACCAGCGACGCTCCCAGGGCCTTTACCTGCAGGAGGCTGCCGTGGGCTCCTCCATCAACCTGGGGCTGGACGGGCAGAGTGGTGTCACCACCTCTCCTGCGGGGGCAGTGGCAGGCCGGCCCAGCACCAGTACACTCTACAGTCAGTTCCAGAGCACTGAGAGTGAGAACCG GTCTTTTGAGGGCATCCTTTTCAAGAAGGGTGCTTTGCTGAAACCATGGAGACCTCGCTGGTTTGTGCTGGACAAGACAAAGCACCAG TTGCGATACTACGACAATCGTCAGGACAAGGAATGCAAGGGCGTCATCGACCTGGCCGATGTGGAGTCTGTGACCCCGGGCACCCCCGCGATGGGCGCACCCAAAAACATGGAGGAGAAGTCCTTCTTTGAT CTCAAGACCACAAGAAGGGTTTATAACTTCTGTGCCCAGGATGGCCAGCATGCGCAGCTGTGGATGGACAGTGTGCAGAGCTGCCTGTCAGATGCTTAA